From the Penicillium oxalicum strain HP7-1 chromosome V, whole genome shotgun sequence genome, one window contains:
- a CDS encoding UPF0390 protein — protein MAQGLLKKSKPASATAKRSSAAAAKMKRGPRQIAPKKQALIRQAKMTKKLTSGLVTKTERSLATKAGHLELLAGGKKDRNAEKAKAKK, from the exons ATGGCTCAAGGTCTcctgaagaagagcaagcccGCCTCCGCGACGGCCAAGCG atcctccgccgccgcagcCAAGATGAAGCGTGGCCCTCGACAGATTGCGCCTAAGAAGCAAGCCCTCATCCGCCAGGCCAAGATGACTAAG AAACTCACATCCGGTCTGGTTACCAAGACGGAACGCAGCCTTGCGACCAAGGCTGGGCATCTGGAGCTGTTGGCGGGTGGAAAGAAGGATCGGAATGCCGAAAAGGCAAAGGCGAAGAAGTAA